The sequence CCACGAAGCGCCGGCCGTATTCACGCTTTATGTCCTGATCGGCGCGGTGATCATCAAGGAAGTGATGTTTCGGCTGTTGCACCGCACCGGCCAATCGATCGGCAGCGAGGCGGTGAAGGTGACCGCCTGGCACCATCGGGCCGACGCGATCACCTCGGGCGCCGCGTTCATAGGCATTTCAGTCGCTTTGATCGGCGGCCCCGGCTACGAGCAAGCCGACGGCTGGGCGGCGCTCGTGGCCTGCGTCGTGATCGCCTACAACGGCGTGCGCCTGTTCCGCGGAGCGCTCGATGAGATGATGGACAAAGCTCCGCCGCCTGAGATCGAGGCCCGCATTCGCGAAATCGCCCGAGGAATCCCCGATGTGGCGGCGATCGAGAAATGCCGCGTCCGACGTAGCGGCCTCTCGCTGTTCGTCGAGATCCACGTCGAAGTGGATGGCAGCCTCACCGTCCGCCGCGGCCACGAGATTGCCCACGACGTGAAGCAAGCCCTGCTGGAGGCCCAACTCTCGATTATCGACGTGACGGTGCACATCGAACCGGCTGGCGGATGAAGTGCCGAAGGTCAGAGTTCGGAGGTCGGAGGTCAGCGGTTGCAGTTCGCAGATCGTGCGTTAGCCGGTTCGCTTGCGAACCGAAGTGCGTGACGGTCGTTCATCCCGCCGCAAGCGACGGGGCTAACGACCGCGAACCAATTCCTCCGACCTCTGTCCTCCGATCTCCGGCTTCCTTCTTGTCGCTGGCTTGCGACGACAATTCCAGCCCGCTATCCTATCCGTTGTTCACTTCCTATCGCTAAGGAGAAGGCCATGAACGACATCGGCGTGGCAGTCGTCGGGGCGGGATTCATCGGGCCGGTTCACGTGGAGGCCTTGCGCCGGCTGGGGCTTCCCATCCGCGGCATCCTGGGCTGCGACGATGCCGAATCGCAGCGCGCCAAACAGTCGCTCGGCCTGCCGAAGGCCTACGCCAGCCTCGACGAGGTGCTGGAGGATACGACCGTGCAGTCGGTCCATCTCGCCGTGCCCAACGTGCTGCATTATGAATTCGCCAAGCGGGCCATCACCGCGGGCAAGCACGTGCTGTGCGAAAAGCCGCTCGCAATGACTTCAGAGCAATCCGGTGAATTAGTCGAATTGGCCAAGGGGAAGCGATTGGCGGCGGCAGTCTGCTACAACGTGCGCTTCTATCCGTTGAATTTGGAAGCCCGCGACCGAATCGCGCGCGGCGAAGTGGGCCAGATCTTCGCAGTCAACGGCAGCTACACGCAAGACTGGCTTTTCTACGACACGGACTACAACTGGCGCGTGTTGGCGGATCAAGGCGGCGCGCTGCGGGCCGTGGCGGACATCGGCACGCACTGGATGGACCTCATCACGTCCGTAACCGGATTGGAAGTCGAATCCGTGATGGCCGATCTGAACACCGTGCATCCCATCCGCAAACGACCGAAGGGAGAAGTCGAAACCTACAGCGGCAAATTGGCGACCGAGCGGCCAACCGAGCCAGTCGCGATCAATACCGAAGACTACGGCTGCGTGCTATTCCGCTTCAAAGGCGGGGCGCGCGGCAGCCTGTGGGTCTCGCAGGTGACCGCCGGGCGCAAGAACTGCATTCGCTACGAGATTGCCGGATCGAAGACCGCCCTGGCCTGGAATAGCGAATCGCCCAACGAGCTGTGGATCGGCCACCGCAACCAAGCCAATGAAAGCCTGATTCGCGATCCATCGCTGGTCGGGCAGCTTGCCCGCGGCTATCTCAATTATCCGGGCGGGCACAACGAGGGCTTTCCCGACGCTTTCAAGCAATGCTTCCGCTCATTTTACAACTACATCGCGGCGGGCGACTTCGCGGCCGAACCGCTCTATCCGACCTTCGCTCAAGGCCACAAGGAAGTGCTGCTCTGCGAAGCGATCTTGAAGAGCCATCAGAAGCAAGCGTGGGTCCGGGTGTAGGCCCAAGTTGACGGCAGCTTGGTAAGATGTTATCTTACAATTATGAAAACGTCGCTATCGTCGAAAGGACAAATCGTGTTGCCCGCCGACTTGCGGCAGCAAGATGCACTTGTGGCCGGTCAACAGTTCGAGATCGAACGAATTCAGGCGGGCGAGTACCGACTCAAGGCGATTCCAGGGACTGGGGAGCTAGGGATCGTCGAGTGGCTACTTTCGTGTCCAGTCAAGGGCTGGTTTCAACCCATGCCTTCCGAATCGACGGCGGATTTGTGAAGGCGGATGTCAATCAAACAAACCGGCATGAATGTTTCTCGTCGACGTCAATGTTCTCAGTGAGGCCACCAAGCCGAGGCCCAGCCAATTGGCTCTCGACTGGCTCGATCGCAACCGTTCGGAGTTGTCTGTAAATCCGATCATTCTCGGCGAGTTGGAATATGGGATTCTTCGCCTGCCGGTAAGTCACAATCGGACAAAATTGCTCGACTGGTTCACTGCCGGCCTCACCCGATTGTCCACGTGGCCGATCGACCGGGAAACCGGTCACGTCTGGGCAGGTCTCCTGGCCCGGCTCGTCCGTAAAGGTCGTGCAATGCCGGTCAAGGACAGCTTGATCGCAGCGACGGCGCTCCAACATCAACTCACGGTGGCCACGCGCAACACGCGAGATTACAAGCACGCCGGTGTACGGCTGGTGAACCCGTTTAATTCTTGACGACCGGCATCACTCGAGCCTCAAATCCAGCGGGAGTCTTTCACCGCCGTTGATGGTGAACAGCGCAAGCAGGGTTTTTTTGCTGGTGGATTGCGGGATGAATTTGACGCCGCCGTCGGCCATCGCGGCCAGGAAGCCGCCGTCGCGCTCGCCGAACAGGCCGGCCGACGGATCGCGTTCATCGATCGCCAGATCGTCCGGCTTGGTCCACTGTACGGCCCGATCCGGCGCCGCCTCGACGACGAGAATCGTTTGCGAAAGACCGTCGGTGAAATCGGCAGGCTTCCGCCCTTGCTCGCCGAAGAACGCGAACTTCCTGCCGACCGGCACGAGCATCATCGTGCGATTGAATTCCCCGACCGGTTTTCCGAACGGCGAGCGATAGACCGCCGGCATGCGCGGCAACAAGCGCTTGTTGGACTGGCTATCCCAAGGCTGATCTAGGCGGAATTGCTTATAGAGATTCTGCTGGCCCAGAGATGGCAGGATCGCCACGCGCCAGCTCAAGAGCGGTTTGCCTTGCGAATCGCAAATCGCTGCCGGCGGAAACTGACCTTCCGCGTCGGCATAGGAGCGCATCGCGAGTGCGATCTTCTTGAGATTATTTTCCGCCGGCCCGCGCTTGAACTCCTCGCCGGACTTTGGCCGGAGATTTGCCGGGTTTCTGAGCGGATTGTTGTCGCCCGGATTCGGCGAATTGTTGCTTGCGAACGGCGTAGTGCCGTTGCCAGGAAACAGTGGAATCTTGGATGGCGGCCCATTCGGCTGCTGCGGGACGGGGCTGAAGGCTTTCGCGCCCGAAGCACTTGTGTCTGGCGCGGCCGGGCCGCGAGCAAAGGATCCGCCCACTCCCTTGAACGAATCGACCAACGATAGGATCGTGTCGATTTCAATCGTCACGCTGGCGCGAATCGTGGGGCCCGAGTTCGATAGCTCGAGCGAATCAAGGATCTTGGCCGCGTCGGGAGGCATTTTGGCAGAGTTCATTTTCGCGGCGGCTAGCATCCCGTCGCCCATTTTCTTCATCTGCTCGGCCGTGGCCGCGTCCTTGAAGATCGCAATGCCCCTAAGCCGGATGTCGTCGCCGATGTCCGCTTGCAATCCGCCGCCGCGAATCGCGTCCGGCCCAAAGGGCATCGCGCTCAGGTTGGCCCCGACCGGTCCGGCGGCTCTGGCCAGGTTTTTCAGCGAGCCGGCCATCGCCAGCGACTTCGAGAAATCGACCTCGTTCATCGCGGCTGTCAATTCGTCGGAGAGCCTGGCGGGACCGTCGCGTTCGAGGACCTCGCGCAGCGCAGTCTCTTCGCCGACGGCCACTGTCCGATCATCGATCCGGCAGAACGCCATGCGATTGCTGATGTTCATTTCGTACCGGCCCACCGATTTCTTGACCCTTTGATTCGCGTCGGCAAAATCCTGGTCTGTCACGATGCGATTGAAATGAACGACGCCCGCCCCCTGGCCCGTTTGCGCGCGAGCGCCGATCGTCATTCGGCCGACATCCTCGGGCTTGAACTTGGAATCCTTGGGGATACTGCGATTCAGTGCAGTGAGCATGTCCGCGGCTCGGGCCTTGATCTTTTGCCCCGCGCCGCTGGAAATGATCCCTTTGATATCGGCCGAGAGCACGAAATCGGAATCATTGGGCACAAAACGGAGATCGCTTCCCGCTCCGCCTTTCGGCCCGAGAACCATCCAAGCACCGATCCCGCCGCCGGCGAGAAACAGCAGGATTGCAAGAGCGATCATCGGAACGCCCAGGCCCGTCGACGGCCCGCCGGCACGCTCGATCACCGGCGGTGCGATGGACTTGCCGATCCGCGAGTCGAAGGAGCCTTCTGCTTGCATCTCGATCGACGGTGGTCGAGGCGGCCCTCTCCAAGCCGGCGCCGGCGCGGATTGAGCTGGCTCCGGCATGGGACGATGTTCCGCGACAACTTCCGCAACGAACAGCGGTGGCGCAGCGACGGCCGCCGCCGGAACATCGACCGGCGCATTACACTTCGGGCAAGGCACCCGCCGCCCAGCAAACTGTTCTGGAGCCGATAACTTCTGCCCACAGCTAATGCACGTTACGGTGATGTTCATGGTCTACTTCCTCGCCCTCTTATGCCGTAGCGGCAGCCAGGCGCCGTTCTCGCGGCTGCTGGCCACCGATTGCTCGATGAAGTACATCCCTTCGACGCCGTCGTTGACGTTTGGATAGACCGTATCGACTGTGGCGAACTTTTGACCCGCGGCCCTGGCGGCCATGGCGTCGAAAGCTGCCCGATACACATTGGCAAACGCTTCGAAAAAGGCCTCTGGATGGCCGCATGGTAGACGGCAAGCGCCTTTGCCCGCCTCATTAATATAGGGCGCAAGTGGGTCTCGAGTGTAAATCGCGTGGGGCTGGCCATTGCGGCGAACCACCATTTTGTTCGGCTCCTCTTGATGCCACACGAGCGAGCCTTTCGTGCCGTCGATCTCGATGAATAGATCGTTCTCCCGGCCATGACTGATTTGCGAAGCGGTGACGGTCCCCAGTCCGCCGTTCTCGAAGCGAATCACGGCCGTGCCGTAATCGTCGAGCTTCCGGCCCGGCTCGAAAATCTTGAGATGGCAGCTTATCGAATCGGGCATCAGGCCGGTCATATAGCGGGCTAGGTTGTAGGCGTGCGTGGCAATATCGCCGAAGCACCCGGCGGCGCCGCTCCGCGCGGGATCCGTTCGCCAGCCGGCCTGCTTCTCGATGCCGGCGATTAGCGGCTTGCGGAGCCAGCCCTGAATATAGAACGACCGCACGGCGTTGATCTCGCCAAACTCTCCCCCAAGGATCATCTGGCGGGCTTGCCGCACAAGCGGATAGCCGGTGTAGTTGTGCGAGACGGCAAACACGACGCCGGAGCGGTCGACGATTTCGGCAAGCTGCTCGGCTTGCGCCAGATCGAACGTGATTGGCTTGTCGCAGACGACGTTGAAGCCCGCCTCGACGGCCGCCTTAGCGATCTCGAAGTGCGTGTTGTTCGGTGTCGTGATCGAGATGAAATCGACGCGCTGGTCGGCTGGCAGGGCCTTTTCCTTTTCGACCAATTCGCGATAGGAGCCATAGGCTCGCGCGGGCGGCACATCATAATCGGCCGCGGAGGCCTTGGAGCGCTGCGGATCGCTGGAAAAGGCGCCGGCCAAGAGAGCGGCCCGATTGTCGAGCACCGCGGCCGTGGCATGCACTCGGCCGATGAACGAGCCTTGGCCGCCGCCGATCAAGGCCATCCGCAGCTTGCGATTGAGAGTTCCGTTGGTGGGCATTTTTGGGGACTGGGGGCTAGGGGCTGGGGACTGGGAAGGCGGCGGCCGCGTCGCGGTCGCGTCATTCGAGGCCCGAGCCCCGAATCCCGATCCCCGCTTCAGTTCTCCCCATTTTTATGAAATGCCGCGACGTTCGCCAGTCGCGGGAAGAAAAATTGAGTTCCGCCCCGAACAAGTTGGCGGAAAGTTTGGCCATTCACCGCAATTCGTCCCGCGCGTCCGCCTTCCGGCGGTCGTACTTCGGTTCGCAAGCGAACCGGCCAACGAACGATCTTCCTTTTACCGACCGCCGGCTGGCCACTGCCGACTTCTGCCCCGTTCCGCGCTGGCGAGCGGTTCGGCAAACGGGTATGATGCCCGATGACGGGGGAAGCGGAAATCGCCGGCGGCAAGGAACACGTTGCTGGGATTTAACCATTTATGGAGCAGACGAACATGACCAAGTTGTTTCGGCGCACGCGCGCGGTTTGGCTGATGGCCGGAGTTCTTGCGGCCGCGATGGTCGGCGGGATGTTGTCGGGAGTGGTCTTGCATTGGTTCAGCCCTGCGGGCGACGACCGCCCTCTGGCGGATGGTTTTTTCAAGGCGATCAACGCGCACGCCTCCGCCACCAATTCGCAAGAATCGCTGATCCTCGCCACCGGCGAGGTGGACACAGCGATCGAAGCAGTCTACACGCTCGACCCGCTAACCGGCGAGCTGCGTGGGGCCGTGCTCAATCCGGCCAAGGGAGGATTCGCCGGCCGATTCAGTTATCCGAACCTAGCCAAGGATTTTGAAGGTGTGAAGAACCCGAAGTTCTTGATGGTTACCGGCGTCGCCGAAATGCGGCAAGGCTATCGCGGCGGCAAATTTGCGAGGAGCGCGGTCTACGTGGCCGAAGTCACCAGCGGCAAGGTTGTTGCCTATGGCGTCCCCTGGGACCCGACCAAAGCGGCTTCCCCGCAAGGCTACGTGGGGACCCTTATTCCACTCGGCGCATTCACGGCCCGCGACACCTCGATCCGGCAGTAAAATCGTTTAACCCGGAGCCAACGGCGACGGTGGCAGGTAAGTGGCCGTCGCCGTTGGCTCCGGGTTAAACAATGCGAGACCTATAGACGACATGTTGCAACAAACTGCGAAATCGGCGATCGTCCGGCTCAACGGTCAGCCGCGCGAAATAACGACCGGCACATCGGTCGCCGCGCTCTTGACTGAGCTGAGGCTGGCAGCCAATCAGGTGGCCGTCGAAGTGAATCTCGATTTGGTCCCGCGAGCGATCCATGGCGAGCATTTACTAGCGGACGGCGATCGTGTGGAAATCGTCACCCTCGTCGGCGGCGGATGAAACGTCCGACTCCCTCTCCCTCTGGGAGAGGGCTGGGGTGAGAGGCATTGTCAATCGACACTAAAACGCACCGCTGGTGGTTAGCCCATGAACCACGTGGCCATGATCGACATCTCCGCCGAGGACAAGCTGCGCGTCGGCAGCCACGATTTGAGCAGCCGCTTGATCGTCGGCACGGGCAAGTATGCCAGCTATGAGTTGATGGGCAGGGCGCTTGAACTTTCAGGCACCGATTGCATCACCGTCGCCGTCCGCCGCGAGCGATTGATCGACTCCGCGGGCAACAATCTACTCGATTTCATCGATAGCCGCCGCTACACGCTCCTGCCCAACACGGCCGGCTGCTTTACCGCGGACGACGCGATTCGCGTGGCGCGGCTGGGTCGCGAGATTCTCCAGGGCCTCGAAAATCCCGGCGCCGATTGGGTCAAGCTCGAAGTGCTGGCCGACAAGAAGACGCTCTTGCCCGATCCGGTCGCGACGCTCGAAGCCACCGAGCGGCTGGTCGGCGAGGGCTTTCAAGTGCTCTGCTACACGAGCGACGATCCGATCATCGCACGGCGGCTGAAGGAGGCCGGCGCGACGAGCGTCATGCCGGCCGGCAGCCCGATCGGCTCGGGACAAGGCATCCTCAATCCCAATAATATCCGCATCTGTCTGGAGTATCTCAAGGAAGGGGATCCCGATTATCCGGTCATCGTCGATGCGGGCGTTGGCACGGCGAGCGACGTGACCATCGCTATGGAATTGGGCGTCGACGGCGTGCTCTTGAACACCGGCATCGCCCACGCCGCCAATCCGCTCGGCATGGCCCAAGCGATGAAGGCCGCGATGCTCGCCGGCCGGTTGGCCTATCTCTCCGGCCGAATCCCCAAGAAGCTCTACGCCACCGCCAGCAGTCCGGAGGCCGGAAGAATTGAGGCCAGCGGCCGGGGACCAGAGGCCCGGGAAGCGGTACGTCCGAAATGACGCTGCGACGGCAGTCGCTTGGGGCCGAATTTGCGGTTCTTGTCGGCGATGATCGTGCAGCACCGTGGCCCGATCGCCTCTTCCGCAACGTTGACTTTCGGCAGCCGTAACGTAGATAAACTACGACGGACATCGCCATTTCTCCCCAGTGGCAAGTGAGCCGCCGCGCAACGTTGGAGTTCGGGCTTTAGCCTGCCCGGAGCAGCCTGAAAGCTGAACACCGACCGACCGACTTCCGACCTCCGACTTCCGACCTCCTGCATCGCGAGCGAGGCGGATGGCAATCACGACTGGGTGACTTCAATGAAAAAAGGCTCGCTCCTCCTGGTAGACGACGATCGGCACGTCCTGGAATCGATGGCCGAGTGGCTGCGCGAACAGGGATATCGGGTCGATGCAGCCGCCGACCGTGCCGCTGCCATCGCTGCGCTGGGCCGAAAAGCGTTCGACCTGGTACTGGCCGATATCCGACTGCCCGACGGTGACGGCTTCGATGTGCTGGCCCATTGTCGCGAGCACTATCCGCGCACGTCGGTCATCCTGCTCACCGGTTACGGCACGGTCGAGGCGGCCGTCGAGGCCATCCGCGCAGGGGCCTTCGATTTCCTCACCAAACCGCTGATCGATGAAGAGCTGGAGATGGCGATCCAGCGGGCCCTCAATCAGCGCGAGGTGCTCGAAGAGAACAAGAACCTCAAGGCCCAGCTCGATCTGCGATTCGGCATGGAGAACATCATCGGCCACGATCATCGGATGCTGCGCATCTTCGACATGATCGACAGCATCGCCGACACCAAGGCCACCGTGCTCATCACCGGCGAAAGCGGCACCGGCAAATCGCTCGTCGCTCGCGCCATCCATCGCCGCAGCTCGCGCCGCAACAAGGCGTTCGTCGAGATCGCCTGCGGGGCGTTGCCCGAGACGCTGTTGGAAAGTGAACTGTTCGGTCACGTCGCCGGGGCCTTCACCGGCGCGGCGGGAGATAAGCTCGGCAAGTTCATGCAGGCCGACGGCGGCACGATCTTTCTCGACGAGATCAGCACTGCCAGCCCAGGGATGCAAGTGAAACTGCTGCGGGTAGTGCAGGAGATGGAGTTCGAGCAGGTGGGCGGGAACAAGACATTTCGCGTGGATAGCCGCGTGATCCTCGCCACGAACGAAGACCTTGCACAAGCCGTGGCCGCCGGCCGCTTCCGGCAGGACCTCTATTATCGCGTGAACGTGATCAACATCGAGCTGCCGAGCCTCCGCGATCGGATCGCCGACATCCCGCTCTTGGCCAAGCACTTCTTCGAGCAGATCCGCGAGGAATCGGGCAAGAAGATGCACGGGATCAGCGACGACGCGATCGTCGCCCTGCAGCGGCATCGCTGGCCGGGAAACGTGCGCG comes from Pirellulales bacterium and encodes:
- a CDS encoding cation diffusion facilitator family transporter; the encoded protein is HEAPAVFTLYVLIGAVIIKEVMFRLLHRTGQSIGSEAVKVTAWHHRADAITSGAAFIGISVALIGGPGYEQADGWAALVACVVIAYNGVRLFRGALDEMMDKAPPPEIEARIREIARGIPDVAAIEKCRVRRSGLSLFVEIHVEVDGSLTVRRGHEIAHDVKQALLEAQLSIIDVTVHIEPAGG
- a CDS encoding Gfo/Idh/MocA family oxidoreductase, whose translation is MNDIGVAVVGAGFIGPVHVEALRRLGLPIRGILGCDDAESQRAKQSLGLPKAYASLDEVLEDTTVQSVHLAVPNVLHYEFAKRAITAGKHVLCEKPLAMTSEQSGELVELAKGKRLAAAVCYNVRFYPLNLEARDRIARGEVGQIFAVNGSYTQDWLFYDTDYNWRVLADQGGALRAVADIGTHWMDLITSVTGLEVESVMADLNTVHPIRKRPKGEVETYSGKLATERPTEPVAINTEDYGCVLFRFKGGARGSLWVSQVTAGRKNCIRYEIAGSKTALAWNSESPNELWIGHRNQANESLIRDPSLVGQLARGYLNYPGGHNEGFPDAFKQCFRSFYNYIAAGDFAAEPLYPTFAQGHKEVLLCEAILKSHQKQAWVRV
- a CDS encoding AbrB/MazE/SpoVT family DNA-binding domain-containing protein; translation: MKTSLSSKGQIVLPADLRQQDALVAGQQFEIERIQAGEYRLKAIPGTGELGIVEWLLSCPVKGWFQPMPSESTADL
- a CDS encoding type II toxin-antitoxin system VapC family toxin, whose amino-acid sequence is MFLVDVNVLSEATKPRPSQLALDWLDRNRSELSVNPIILGELEYGILRLPVSHNRTKLLDWFTAGLTRLSTWPIDRETGHVWAGLLARLVRKGRAMPVKDSLIAATALQHQLTVATRNTRDYKHAGVRLVNPFNS
- a CDS encoding DUF1559 domain-containing protein; the protein is MQAEGSFDSRIGKSIAPPVIERAGGPSTGLGVPMIALAILLFLAGGGIGAWMVLGPKGGAGSDLRFVPNDSDFVLSADIKGIISSGAGQKIKARAADMLTALNRSIPKDSKFKPEDVGRMTIGARAQTGQGAGVVHFNRIVTDQDFADANQRVKKSVGRYEMNISNRMAFCRIDDRTVAVGEETALREVLERDGPARLSDELTAAMNEVDFSKSLAMAGSLKNLARAAGPVGANLSAMPFGPDAIRGGGLQADIGDDIRLRGIAIFKDAATAEQMKKMGDGMLAAAKMNSAKMPPDAAKILDSLELSNSGPTIRASVTIEIDTILSLVDSFKGVGGSFARGPAAPDTSASGAKAFSPVPQQPNGPPSKIPLFPGNGTTPFASNNSPNPGDNNPLRNPANLRPKSGEEFKRGPAENNLKKIALAMRSYADAEGQFPPAAICDSQGKPLLSWRVAILPSLGQQNLYKQFRLDQPWDSQSNKRLLPRMPAVYRSPFGKPVGEFNRTMMLVPVGRKFAFFGEQGRKPADFTDGLSQTILVVEAAPDRAVQWTKPDDLAIDERDPSAGLFGERDGGFLAAMADGGVKFIPQSTSKKTLLALFTINGGERLPLDLRLE
- a CDS encoding Gfo/Idh/MocA family oxidoreductase, with product MPTNGTLNRKLRMALIGGGQGSFIGRVHATAAVLDNRAALLAGAFSSDPQRSKASAADYDVPPARAYGSYRELVEKEKALPADQRVDFISITTPNNTHFEIAKAAVEAGFNVVCDKPITFDLAQAEQLAEIVDRSGVVFAVSHNYTGYPLVRQARQMILGGEFGEINAVRSFYIQGWLRKPLIAGIEKQAGWRTDPARSGAAGCFGDIATHAYNLARYMTGLMPDSISCHLKIFEPGRKLDDYGTAVIRFENGGLGTVTASQISHGRENDLFIEIDGTKGSLVWHQEEPNKMVVRRNGQPHAIYTRDPLAPYINEAGKGACRLPCGHPEAFFEAFANVYRAAFDAMAARAAGQKFATVDTVYPNVNDGVEGMYFIEQSVASSRENGAWLPLRHKRARK
- the thiS gene encoding sulfur carrier protein ThiS — translated: MLQQTAKSAIVRLNGQPREITTGTSVAALLTELRLAANQVAVEVNLDLVPRAIHGEHLLADGDRVEIVTLVGGG
- a CDS encoding thiazole synthase — translated: MNHVAMIDISAEDKLRVGSHDLSSRLIVGTGKYASYELMGRALELSGTDCITVAVRRERLIDSAGNNLLDFIDSRRYTLLPNTAGCFTADDAIRVARLGREILQGLENPGADWVKLEVLADKKTLLPDPVATLEATERLVGEGFQVLCYTSDDPIIARRLKEAGATSVMPAGSPIGSGQGILNPNNIRICLEYLKEGDPDYPVIVDAGVGTASDVTIAMELGVDGVLLNTGIAHAANPLGMAQAMKAAMLAGRLAYLSGRIPKKLYATASSPEAGRIEASGRGPEAREAVRPK
- a CDS encoding sigma-54 dependent transcriptional regulator encodes the protein MKKGSLLLVDDDRHVLESMAEWLREQGYRVDAAADRAAAIAALGRKAFDLVLADIRLPDGDGFDVLAHCREHYPRTSVILLTGYGTVEAAVEAIRAGAFDFLTKPLIDEELEMAIQRALNQREVLEENKNLKAQLDLRFGMENIIGHDHRMLRIFDMIDSIADTKATVLITGESGTGKSLVARAIHRRSSRRNKAFVEIACGALPETLLESELFGHVAGAFTGAAGDKLGKFMQADGGTIFLDEISTASPGMQVKLLRVVQEMEFEQVGGNKTFRVDSRVILATNEDLAQAVAAGRFRQDLYYRVNVINIELPSLRDRIADIPLLAKHFFEQIREESGKKMHGISDDAIVALQRHRWPGNVRELQNVVERAVLLGKSDKVGVEDLPLNLAAAAPISASAAAGRSLKQALEAPERQIILEVLESNNWNRHATAETLGINRTTLYKKMKRLGLEDGHGDATTRRVISGLGPAPSGAI